In Lysobacter luteus, a single window of DNA contains:
- the grpE gene encoding nucleotide exchange factor GrpE, translating to MTTEPMKEAAEQAAADNEISPLAAELEALQAELAQVREDTLRDRADLENQRKRLERERDTARKFANERLLADLLPVIDSLEAGLGAAGGDNGPLREGMELTLRQLLKVGADNGLVEVNPVGQPFNPDHHQAMSMVDSDEHAAGHVVQVYQKGWLLNERLLRPALVVVSRTD from the coding sequence ATGACCACCGAACCGATGAAGGAAGCCGCCGAGCAGGCCGCCGCCGATAACGAGATCTCCCCCCTTGCCGCCGAGCTGGAGGCGTTACAGGCCGAACTGGCCCAGGTGCGCGAGGACACCCTGCGCGACCGCGCCGACCTGGAGAACCAGCGCAAGCGGCTCGAGCGCGAACGCGACACCGCCCGCAAGTTCGCCAACGAGCGCCTGCTGGCCGACCTGCTACCGGTCATCGACAGCCTGGAAGCGGGCCTGGGCGCGGCCGGCGGCGACAACGGACCGCTGCGCGAGGGGATGGAGCTGACGCTCCGGCAATTGCTGAAGGTCGGCGCCGACAACGGCCTGGTCGAGGTGAATCCGGTCGGCCAGCCGTTCAACCCCGACCACCACCAGGCGATGAGCATGGTGGACAGCGACGAGCACGCCGCCGGGCACGTGGTGCAGGTCTACCAGAAGGGCTGGCTGCTGAACGAACGCCTGCTGCGCCCGGCGCTGGTCGTGGTGAGCCGGACCGACTGA
- the hrcA gene encoding heat-inducible transcriptional repressor HrcA has product MSRRRDATRPDSSPDTHAPDPHTLDPRARHLLRTLIARYIRSGEPVGSQTLARHAGLDVSAATIRNILSDLEEVGLLSAPHTSAGRVPTAQGYRLFVDSLLQVRPLPDSELARLRGELPSGTGTQALLGSASELLSAMTRFVGVVSVPKREQFAFRRVEFVQVDSQRVLAIVVFADNEVQNRIIQTRTSYAPGELERVANYLNHHFAGRPVSEIRTILLHELRSARSEMESLLARSIELAEHVLAPDSDDMVLAGQTRLMGLQDLSDLDRLRELFEAFARKREILQLLERTVHAPGVRIFIGEETGLAPLEGMSLVTAPYAAGGQVLGVLGVIGPTRMAYERVIPVVEAAADALGGAFARDVGRPGDA; this is encoded by the coding sequence ATGAGCCGCCGTCGCGATGCCACCCGCCCCGATTCCAGCCCCGACACGCACGCGCCGGACCCGCACACGCTCGACCCGCGCGCCCGCCATCTGCTTCGCACGCTGATCGCGCGCTACATCCGCAGTGGCGAGCCGGTCGGCTCGCAGACCCTGGCCCGGCACGCAGGGCTGGACGTAAGTGCAGCGACGATTCGCAACATCCTGTCCGACCTCGAGGAGGTCGGTCTCCTGAGTGCGCCGCATACCTCCGCCGGCCGGGTGCCGACCGCCCAGGGGTACCGGCTGTTCGTCGACTCGCTGCTGCAGGTGCGGCCGCTGCCCGACAGCGAGCTGGCGCGGCTGCGCGGCGAGCTGCCGTCGGGCACCGGGACCCAGGCATTGCTGGGCAGCGCGTCGGAGCTGCTGTCGGCGATGACCCGCTTCGTCGGCGTTGTCAGCGTGCCCAAGCGCGAGCAGTTCGCGTTCCGGCGCGTGGAGTTCGTGCAGGTCGACAGCCAGCGCGTGCTCGCGATCGTGGTGTTCGCCGACAACGAGGTGCAGAACCGGATCATCCAGACCAGGACAAGCTACGCCCCGGGCGAGCTGGAGCGGGTTGCCAACTACCTCAACCACCATTTCGCCGGGCGCCCGGTAAGCGAGATACGCACCATCCTGCTGCACGAGTTGCGTTCGGCCCGCAGCGAGATGGAATCGCTGCTGGCCCGCTCGATAGAACTGGCCGAGCACGTGCTTGCGCCTGACAGCGACGACATGGTGCTGGCGGGGCAGACCCGGTTGATGGGCCTGCAGGACCTGTCCGACCTGGACCGCCTTCGTGAACTGTTCGAAGCCTTCGCCCGCAAGCGCGAGATCCTCCAGTTGCTCGAGCGGACCGTCCACGCGCCCGGCGTGCGGATCTTCATCGGCGAGGAGACCGGCCTGGCGCCGCTGGAGGGCATGTCGCTGGTGACCGCCCCCTACGCCGCCGGTGGCCAGGTGCTGGGCGTGCTGGGCGTCATCGGTCCGACCCGGATGGCCTACGAGCGTGTGATACCCGTGGTGGAGGCCGCGGCGGACGCCCTTGGGGGCGCCTTCGCGCGTGACGTGGGACGGCCGGGCGACGCTTGA
- the recN gene encoding DNA repair protein RecN codes for MLTHLSLKHFAVVEEAELTFGPGLTVISGETGAGKSLLVDALGLLSGLRADSGVVRHGAERAEVVGGFALDDVPAARDWLQAAELDDADGTACLLRRVVRADGGSRAWINGRPVTIGQLAELAALLVEIHGQHEHQALMARGSQLALLDAFGRTDAERAAVAAAATHWSTLLGERERLNQQGDVSDRIEWLEHQHAELERETLEPGSIAELQADHRRQAHAADLIAACDSVFGRLGGDDDGAVARELGRARSELQRVAEHEPRLDEVDGMLDAAAIQIDEALSLLDRIRSDLDLDPSQFDRIEQRLGRLHELARKHRVTPEELFGQRERIALELEQLRGAGQRLDALDGEIAAARSAWRSAADVLGDRRRTAAQALAAATTALIGELGMGGGRFDIAVEPVEVDRPDPQGGERVEFLVAANPGQPARALRKVASGGELSRISLAIEVAALGLDTVPTMVFDEVDSGIGGGVAEIVGQKLRALGASRQVLCVTHLPQVAAQGHAHYRVSKAASEGVTQSQVGLLDAKQRQEELARMLGGVELTREARAAAKRLLSDVG; via the coding sequence ATGCTTACCCATCTCAGCCTCAAGCATTTCGCCGTTGTCGAGGAAGCCGAACTCACCTTCGGGCCGGGCCTGACCGTGATCTCGGGTGAAACCGGCGCGGGCAAGTCGTTGCTGGTCGACGCGCTGGGCCTGCTGTCCGGCCTGCGCGCCGACAGCGGCGTGGTCCGGCACGGGGCCGAGCGTGCCGAAGTCGTCGGTGGGTTCGCGCTCGACGACGTGCCCGCCGCTCGCGACTGGCTGCAGGCCGCCGAACTGGACGACGCTGATGGCACGGCCTGCCTGCTCCGCCGCGTGGTGCGGGCCGACGGCGGTTCACGCGCCTGGATCAACGGGCGCCCGGTCACGATCGGGCAGCTGGCCGAACTGGCCGCGCTGCTGGTCGAGATCCACGGGCAGCACGAGCACCAGGCGCTGATGGCCCGTGGCAGCCAGCTGGCGCTGCTGGATGCCTTTGGAAGGACAGACGCCGAACGCGCCGCCGTGGCCGCGGCCGCCACGCACTGGAGCACCCTGCTCGGCGAGCGCGAACGGCTTAACCAGCAGGGCGACGTGTCGGACCGGATCGAATGGCTCGAGCACCAGCATGCCGAGCTGGAGCGCGAAACCCTTGAGCCCGGGTCGATTGCCGAGCTGCAGGCCGACCACCGTCGCCAGGCCCACGCTGCCGACCTGATCGCCGCCTGCGACAGTGTGTTCGGGCGGCTCGGTGGCGATGACGACGGTGCCGTGGCGCGCGAACTCGGCCGTGCCCGAAGTGAACTGCAGCGGGTGGCCGAACACGAACCGCGCCTGGACGAGGTCGACGGCATGCTCGACGCCGCCGCGATCCAGATCGACGAGGCCCTGAGCTTGCTGGACCGCATCCGCTCCGATCTGGACCTCGATCCTTCCCAGTTCGACCGCATCGAGCAGCGCCTCGGCCGGCTGCACGAACTGGCGCGCAAGCACCGCGTAACGCCGGAGGAGTTGTTTGGCCAGCGCGAGCGCATCGCGCTGGAGCTGGAACAGCTGCGCGGCGCCGGCCAGCGCCTGGACGCGCTGGATGGCGAGATCGCCGCCGCCCGGTCGGCCTGGCGCAGTGCCGCCGACGTGCTCGGCGACCGGCGACGCACGGCCGCCCAGGCACTCGCCGCCGCCACCACGGCGCTCATCGGCGAACTGGGAATGGGCGGCGGACGTTTCGACATTGCCGTTGAGCCGGTCGAAGTCGACCGACCCGATCCGCAGGGGGGCGAGCGGGTCGAGTTCCTCGTCGCGGCCAATCCCGGGCAACCGGCACGCGCGCTTCGCAAGGTCGCGTCGGGCGGCGAGCTGTCGCGCATCTCGCTCGCGATCGAAGTGGCCGCGCTTGGGCTCGACACCGTGCCGACGATGGTCTTCGACGAGGTCGACTCCGGCATCGGCGGTGGTGTCGCCGAGATCGTCGGACAGAAGTTGCGCGCGCTTGGCGCCAGCCGCCAGGTGCTGTGCGTGACCCACCTGCCGCAGGTCGCCGCGCAGGGACACGCGCACTACCGGGTCAGCAAGGCAGCCAGCGAGGGCGTGACCCAGAGCCAGGTGGGCCTGCTGGACGCGAAACAGCGACAGGAAGAGCTCGCCCGCATGCTCGGCGGCGTGGAGTTGACCCGAGAGGCGCGAGCCGCGGCGAAACGGTTGTTGAGCGACGTCGGCTGA
- the fur gene encoding ferric iron uptake transcriptional regulator → MESQDLRKAGLKVTHPRMRILQLLEQAKPRHMTAEDIYRLLLDQGEDIGLATVYRVLTQFEAAGLVLKHNFESGQSVYELDRGQHHDHMVDIETGKIIEFESSEIEELQARIAAEHGYQIEEHSLVLYVRKKR, encoded by the coding sequence ATGGAATCGCAGGACCTTCGCAAGGCTGGCCTCAAGGTGACGCATCCCCGGATGCGGATCCTGCAGCTGCTCGAGCAGGCCAAGCCCCGTCACATGACGGCCGAGGACATCTACCGCCTGTTGCTGGACCAGGGCGAGGACATCGGGCTTGCGACCGTCTATCGGGTGCTCACGCAGTTCGAGGCGGCCGGCCTCGTGCTCAAGCACAACTTCGAGTCGGGGCAGTCGGTGTACGAGCTCGACCGTGGCCAGCACCACGACCACATGGTCGACATCGAGACCGGCAAGATCATCGAGTTCGAAAGCTCCGAGATCGAGGAACTCCAGGCGAGGATCGCCGCCGAGCACGGCTACCAGATCGAGGAGCACTCGCTGGTGCTGTACGTACGCAAGAAGCGCTGA
- a CDS encoding outer membrane protein assembly factor BamE produces the protein MRTLLLALSVALIASGCGIVYRQPIFQGNLLESSQVEQLQAGMSKQQVIGMLGTPSIQDPFHHDRWDYTSTQRTDRLAHTRIKTLTLWFENDQLARWEGEYFPEQDSDLANSARKQFGPNLAKDKK, from the coding sequence ATGCGTACGCTCCTGCTCGCCCTTTCCGTCGCCCTGATCGCTTCGGGCTGCGGCATCGTCTACCGCCAGCCGATCTTCCAGGGCAACCTGCTGGAATCGTCCCAGGTCGAGCAGTTGCAGGCCGGCATGAGCAAGCAGCAGGTGATCGGGATGCTCGGCACGCCGTCGATCCAGGACCCGTTCCACCACGACCGTTGGGACTACACCTCCACCCAGCGCACCGACCGCCTTGCGCACACTCGGATCAAGACATTGACGCTCTGGTTCGAAAACGACCAGCTGGCGCGCTGGGAAGGCGAGTACTTCCCGGAGCAGGATTCGGACCTGGCCAACTCGGCACGCAAGCAGTTCGGCCCGAACCTGGCCAAGGACAAGAAGTAA
- a CDS encoding RnfH family protein, with product MKVALVRAWPRRFDWIEVELPDGARVADALQAAGWAGTSGPVECAVFGVVADATTMLHDGDRVELLRPLLVDPKEARRRRAGQRAG from the coding sequence ATGAAGGTCGCCCTGGTCCGGGCATGGCCGCGGCGGTTCGACTGGATCGAAGTCGAACTTCCCGACGGCGCCCGGGTGGCGGATGCACTGCAGGCGGCCGGGTGGGCGGGCACGTCCGGGCCGGTGGAATGCGCCGTGTTCGGCGTGGTCGCCGATGCGACCACCATGCTGCACGACGGTGACCGGGTGGAGCTGCTGCGCCCGCTGCTGGTCGACCCCAAGGAAGCCCGCCGGCGCCGCGCCGGCCAACGGGCCGGCTAA
- a CDS encoding type II toxin-antitoxin system RatA family toxin: MPSIRRTALVEHSAARMFALVNDVAAYPRRFDWCDGAKVLESSEGRMVARLDLGLGALRTWFTTENTMSEPHHIDLRLVDGPFRRLAGRWEFHALDESACKVTLTLDFEPKVRLLGPAMALGFQSLADRMVDDFIRVADRGGE, from the coding sequence GTGCCCAGCATCCGCCGTACCGCCCTCGTCGAACACTCCGCCGCGCGCATGTTTGCGCTGGTCAACGACGTGGCGGCCTACCCGCGACGGTTCGACTGGTGCGACGGCGCTAAGGTGCTGGAGTCCTCCGAAGGACGCATGGTTGCGCGGCTGGACCTCGGCCTGGGTGCACTGAGGACGTGGTTCACCACCGAGAACACCATGTCCGAGCCGCACCACATCGACCTAAGACTGGTCGACGGGCCGTTCCGCCGCCTGGCCGGGCGGTGGGAGTTCCACGCGCTGGACGAGTCCGCGTGCAAGGTCACCCTGACACTGGACTTCGAACCCAAGGTGCGGCTGCTCGGGCCGGCGATGGCGCTCGGGTTCCAGAGCCTGGCCGACCGCATGGTCGACGACTTCATCCGGGTCGCGGACCGCGGCGGCGAATGA
- the smpB gene encoding SsrA-binding protein SmpB, producing MAKSKNKTGKDKGNGGTIALNKRARHDYHLEERFEAGLALQGWEVKSIRAGRANIGESYAVVRDGEIFLFGAQMTPLISASTHVVADERRTRKLLLHRREIDNLIGRVQRDGYTVVPTSMYWKGNRIKIELALAKGKQDHDKRQANKDRDWAREKQRVMRRHNKDA from the coding sequence ATGGCCAAGAGCAAGAACAAGACGGGCAAGGATAAGGGAAACGGCGGCACCATTGCGCTCAACAAGCGCGCACGCCACGACTACCACCTTGAAGAACGCTTCGAGGCGGGGCTCGCCCTTCAGGGGTGGGAGGTCAAATCGATCCGTGCCGGGCGCGCCAACATCGGCGAAAGCTACGCGGTGGTGCGCGACGGCGAGATCTTCCTGTTCGGGGCGCAGATGACCCCGCTGATCTCGGCCTCCACCCACGTGGTGGCCGACGAACGCCGGACGCGCAAGTTGCTGCTGCACCGCCGCGAGATCGACAACCTGATCGGCCGCGTGCAGCGCGACGGCTATACCGTGGTGCCCACCTCGATGTACTGGAAGGGCAACCGGATCAAGATCGAGCTCGCGCTGGCCAAGGGCAAGCAGGACCACGACAAGCGCCAGGCCAACAAGGACCGTGACTGGGCGCGCGAGAAACAGCGCGTGATGCGCCGGCACAACAAGGACGCCTGA
- a CDS encoding CHASE domain-containing protein, which translates to MDDHAADPDKPSLRERLRPLRGHLWALVVLLASLASVLALWQLAYDRELRAADARFVSNTQEATELLKQRIINYELVAGGGAALFASVDRPTPTQWYGFADGMGIGSRFPGMVGLGFAGYVSGNRLQDLQNEWRETGWGVLRVRPEGERDHYGPILYLEPRSAENVQAIGFDMYSEPARKAAMEAALESGKASLSGPVHLIQDGATSRTGLLLYLPVYRDGARPESVAERQSAMLGWVYVPLRVDEFVREALGENPMRFRITDVTHGRSLLYVSVSDEVQQPPAFHHSEEVSHYGRRWLLEFESPPLEQAVPRLQNLQATLALGLFASLLMYAIAWMLAQTESRAHRIALGLTENYRRSEERFRTAMEYSAIGKVLLDSHGCIVQANPAFARIVGRPPETLVGERFHGLFEDAGDAAHEFGTGGDRRDSVRRETRRLHRDGGEPRQAQLTYAPVPGSVGQDVVGLVQAEDVTERLQAEARVHALNRTLEHRVAMRTRELSQANQELEAFAYSVSHDLRAPLRAIDGFSKVLAERYAATLDEAGQGYLERVRKAANRMGELIDALLKMSRVTRSALRHERVDLGRMAAELVDDLRAGDPDHPVEVEIHGDLVAEGDASLLRNLLENLLGNAWKFTRGTADPRIEFGRNAVEFFIRDNGAGFDQEYVDKLFRPFQRLHDQSEFAGHGIGLASVKRIVERHGGSIRAEGRPGQGATFYFTLPGEVREQG; encoded by the coding sequence ATGGACGACCACGCCGCCGACCCCGATAAGCCAAGCCTGCGCGAGCGCCTGCGGCCCCTGCGCGGCCACCTGTGGGCGCTGGTGGTGCTGCTGGCGTCGCTGGCGTCCGTGCTGGCGTTGTGGCAACTGGCCTACGACCGCGAGCTGCGCGCGGCAGACGCGCGTTTCGTTTCCAACACCCAGGAAGCGACCGAGCTGCTCAAACAGCGCATCATCAACTACGAGCTGGTGGCCGGCGGCGGCGCTGCGCTGTTCGCGTCGGTCGACCGTCCCACTCCGACGCAGTGGTACGGATTCGCCGACGGCATGGGGATCGGTTCGCGCTTTCCCGGCATGGTCGGGCTCGGCTTTGCCGGGTATGTCAGCGGCAACCGGTTGCAGGACCTCCAGAACGAGTGGCGCGAAACCGGCTGGGGCGTGCTGCGCGTCCGTCCCGAGGGTGAGCGCGACCACTACGGGCCGATCCTCTACCTGGAGCCCAGGAGCGCGGAGAATGTCCAGGCGATCGGCTTCGACATGTACTCCGAGCCGGCTCGGAAGGCGGCGATGGAAGCGGCACTGGAGAGCGGCAAGGCATCGCTGTCGGGGCCGGTGCACCTGATCCAGGACGGTGCCACTTCGCGCACCGGCCTGTTGCTGTACCTGCCGGTGTATCGGGACGGGGCGCGTCCGGAGTCCGTCGCTGAACGCCAGTCGGCAATGCTGGGCTGGGTGTATGTCCCGCTCCGGGTCGACGAGTTTGTCCGCGAGGCACTGGGCGAAAACCCGATGCGGTTCCGCATCACCGACGTCACGCACGGCCGGAGCCTGCTCTACGTTTCTGTCAGTGACGAGGTGCAGCAGCCGCCAGCGTTCCACCATTCGGAAGAGGTCTCCCATTACGGCAGGCGCTGGCTGCTGGAGTTCGAGTCGCCGCCGCTGGAGCAGGCCGTGCCGCGACTCCAGAACCTGCAGGCGACGCTGGCGCTGGGACTGTTCGCGTCGCTGCTGATGTACGCGATCGCCTGGATGCTTGCACAGACCGAGTCGCGCGCCCACAGGATCGCGCTGGGATTGACGGAGAACTACCGGCGTAGCGAGGAGCGGTTCCGCACCGCGATGGAGTACTCGGCAATCGGCAAGGTGTTGCTGGACAGCCACGGGTGCATTGTCCAGGCCAACCCGGCGTTTGCACGGATCGTCGGGCGCCCGCCGGAGACGCTGGTTGGCGAGCGCTTCCACGGATTGTTCGAGGACGCCGGCGACGCTGCGCACGAGTTCGGCACCGGCGGGGACCGGCGCGACAGCGTTCGACGCGAAACCCGCCGGCTCCATCGCGATGGCGGTGAGCCGCGCCAAGCCCAACTCACCTACGCACCCGTCCCGGGCAGCGTTGGCCAGGACGTGGTCGGCCTGGTGCAGGCCGAGGATGTCACCGAGCGTCTCCAGGCCGAGGCGCGGGTACACGCGCTCAACCGCACACTGGAACACCGCGTCGCCATGCGGACCCGCGAACTGAGCCAGGCCAACCAGGAGCTGGAAGCTTTCGCCTACAGCGTGTCGCACGACCTGCGCGCCCCGTTGCGCGCGATCGACGGCTTCAGCAAGGTGTTGGCCGAACGCTATGCCGCCACCCTCGACGAGGCTGGCCAGGGCTACCTGGAGCGCGTCCGGAAGGCCGCCAACCGCATGGGCGAGCTCATCGACGCGCTGTTGAAGATGTCCCGCGTGACGCGCAGTGCACTGCGCCACGAGCGGGTCGACCTCGGTCGTATGGCTGCCGAACTGGTGGACGACCTGCGAGCCGGCGATCCCGACCACCCGGTCGAAGTGGAGATCCACGGAGACCTGGTTGCCGAAGGCGACGCGTCGCTGCTGCGCAACCTGCTGGAGAACCTGCTAGGCAACGCATGGAAATTCACCCGCGGCACGGCGGACCCGCGGATCGAGTTCGGCCGTAATGCGGTGGAGTTCTTCATCCGTGACAACGGGGCCGGCTTCGACCAGGAGTACGTGGACAAGTTGTTCCGGCCGTTCCAGCGGCTGCATGACCAGAGCGAGTTCGCCGGTCACGGCATCGGCCTTGCGTCGGTCAAGCGGATTGTCGAGCGCCACGGCGGCAGCATCCGCGCAGAGGGTCGGCCGGGGCAGGGCGCCACGTTCTACTTCACCCTGCCCGGCGAGGTGCGCGAGCAGGGCTGA
- a CDS encoding zinc-dependent alcohol dehydrogenase, which translates to MQALTYHGARDVRVESVPDPVILEPDDILLRVTATAICGSDLHLYRGKIPMVHDGDILGHEFMGVVEEAGPAVTRCRKGDRVVIPFTISCGECFFCQLQQFACCETTNDGRGAILNRKELTPPAALFGYSHLYGGVPGGQAEFVRVPKANVGPLVVPGSLGDEQVLFLSDILPTGYQAVINAEVGEGSTVAIFGAGPVGLMAAACCRMLGAERIFMVDHHPYRLDFAAKAYGVIPINFDECDDPAGLIVEQTGYRGVDACIEAVGFEAKGSTTETVLTAVKLEGSSGKALRQCIAATRRGGIVSVAGVYAGFIHGFLFGDAFDKGLTFRMGQTHVQRFMPELLGFIEDGRLAPEIIISHRMKLADAAQGYEMFEEKQDDCRKVVLTP; encoded by the coding sequence ATGCAGGCACTGACCTACCACGGTGCAAGAGACGTGCGTGTCGAATCCGTCCCCGACCCCGTCATCCTGGAACCCGACGACATCCTGTTGCGCGTTACCGCCACCGCGATATGCGGCTCGGACCTGCACCTGTACCGCGGCAAGATCCCGATGGTGCACGACGGCGATATCCTCGGCCATGAATTCATGGGCGTGGTCGAAGAGGCCGGTCCCGCCGTGACCCGGTGCCGCAAAGGCGACCGCGTCGTGATTCCCTTCACCATCTCCTGCGGGGAATGCTTCTTCTGCCAGCTGCAGCAGTTCGCCTGCTGCGAGACCACCAACGACGGTCGCGGCGCGATCCTCAACCGCAAGGAGCTCACCCCACCGGCGGCGCTGTTCGGGTACAGCCACCTGTATGGCGGCGTCCCCGGCGGCCAGGCCGAGTTCGTGCGGGTACCCAAGGCAAACGTCGGGCCGCTGGTCGTGCCCGGCAGCCTGGGCGACGAGCAGGTGCTGTTCCTGTCCGACATCCTGCCGACCGGCTACCAGGCGGTGATCAATGCAGAGGTCGGCGAAGGTTCGACCGTGGCGATCTTCGGCGCCGGGCCGGTCGGGCTGATGGCGGCGGCGTGTTGCCGGATGCTGGGCGCCGAGCGGATCTTCATGGTCGACCACCATCCCTACCGGTTGGACTTCGCCGCAAAGGCCTACGGTGTCATACCGATCAACTTCGACGAGTGCGACGACCCGGCGGGGCTGATCGTTGAACAGACGGGCTACCGCGGCGTCGACGCCTGCATCGAGGCGGTCGGGTTCGAGGCCAAGGGCAGCACGACCGAGACCGTCCTGACCGCTGTCAAGCTCGAAGGCAGCAGCGGCAAGGCGCTCCGCCAGTGCATCGCAGCCACCCGGCGCGGCGGCATCGTCAGCGTCGCCGGCGTCTATGCCGGTTTCATCCACGGCTTCCTGTTCGGCGACGCGTTCGACAAGGGGCTGACCTTCCGGATGGGACAGACCCACGTGCAACGGTTCATGCCGGAACTGCTGGGTTTCATCGAGGACGGTCGGCTCGCGCCCGAGATCATCATCTCCCACCGCATGAAGCTCGCCGACGCGGCGCAGGGGTACGAAATGTTCGAGGAGAAGCAGGACGACTGCCGCAAGGTCGTGCTGACTCCCTGA
- a CDS encoding cysteine hydrolase family protein, with the protein MINPLDFEGGKAMRPQAAEAAPRIATLKQRLKREGVPVVYVNDNFMHWQVDFSALVAICQHDGSLGAELARCLPPEPDDYFVLKPKHSGFFDTPLAILLAKLGAKRLVITGVAADGCVLTTATDAHMREFAVHVPRDCVASISPQRTERALALMKDSMKIDVRTARYARA; encoded by the coding sequence ATGATCAACCCCCTCGACTTCGAGGGGGGCAAGGCAATGCGTCCCCAGGCCGCCGAGGCGGCCCCACGGATCGCCACGCTGAAGCAGCGACTGAAGCGCGAAGGCGTGCCCGTGGTGTACGTCAACGACAACTTCATGCACTGGCAGGTCGACTTCAGCGCGCTGGTCGCCATCTGCCAGCACGACGGCAGCCTGGGGGCGGAGCTGGCGCGATGCCTGCCGCCGGAACCGGACGACTACTTCGTGCTCAAGCCCAAGCATTCGGGATTCTTCGACACGCCGCTGGCGATCCTGCTTGCCAAGCTCGGAGCCAAGCGCCTGGTGATTACCGGCGTCGCCGCCGACGGCTGCGTGCTGACCACGGCCACCGACGCCCACATGAGGGAATTCGCCGTCCATGTCCCCCGAGACTGCGTCGCCTCGATCAGTCCGCAACGCACCGAGCGCGCGCTGGCCCTGATGAAGGATTCGATGAAGATCGACGTACGCACCGCCCGGTATGCACGCGCCTGA
- a CDS encoding ferritin-like domain-containing protein — translation MATSKHDQAQLHELLYQALETEIGGAQIYEMAIECAVNDDLRKEWQEYLEETRTHRKVLLNVFSELGLDPEVRTPGREVVAHLGQSYVAAMQMAMKAGDPVAAELVAGECVVLAETKDHLNWELIGHVSKKATGKEGSVLKQAFEAVEQQEDHHLYHTTGWTRELWMGALGLPAVLPPPEEVKNVETKIGASRAEQARGEMLKRSH, via the coding sequence ATGGCTACCAGCAAGCACGACCAGGCCCAGTTGCACGAGTTGCTTTACCAGGCGTTGGAAACCGAGATCGGCGGCGCGCAGATCTACGAGATGGCGATCGAGTGCGCGGTCAACGACGACCTCCGCAAGGAATGGCAGGAGTACCTCGAAGAAACCCGCACGCACCGCAAGGTGCTGCTCAATGTCTTCAGCGAGCTCGGACTGGATCCGGAAGTGCGCACCCCGGGCCGCGAGGTCGTCGCCCACCTGGGGCAGTCCTACGTCGCGGCGATGCAGATGGCGATGAAGGCCGGCGACCCGGTGGCGGCCGAGCTGGTCGCGGGTGAGTGCGTGGTGCTGGCGGAGACCAAGGATCACCTCAACTGGGAGCTCATCGGGCACGTGTCCAAGAAGGCCACGGGCAAGGAAGGCTCGGTGCTGAAGCAGGCTTTCGAGGCTGTCGAACAGCAGGAGGACCACCACCTCTACCACACCACCGGCTGGACGCGGGAGCTGTGGATGGGTGCCCTTGGGTTGCCGGCCGTGCTCCCGCCGCCGGAGGAGGTCAAGAACGTCGAGACCAAGATCGGCGCGTCGCGGGCCGAACAGGCACGAGGCGAAATGCTCAAGCGCAGCCATTGA
- a CDS encoding sensor histidine kinase, which produces MDERKPHAESVVQEAPDPTPQFLGRLAHDLRGPLSPLQTAAYLLKRDDLDEDRRVELLDIIDRQTRRLSSMVQEVSDWVRAREARLVTYREVVTVPMLLDLAAANLGAGVALEAVPQLDEACVEVDVQRILQLLEALVEFLGSRAPQVRVEANADRGRVRLLVAAPGSGWQDQDERDTLFQQPQAAPFDEGLGMRLLVARSIAEAHGGELAGVDAPDGSAAVRLYLPLADCAALESV; this is translated from the coding sequence ATGGATGAGCGCAAACCGCATGCGGAGTCCGTCGTGCAGGAAGCCCCAGACCCGACGCCGCAGTTCCTCGGTCGGCTCGCCCACGATCTACGCGGCCCACTGTCGCCGCTGCAGACCGCGGCCTACCTGCTCAAGCGCGATGACCTGGACGAGGATCGCCGCGTCGAGTTGCTGGACATCATCGACCGTCAGACCCGGCGGCTGAGCAGCATGGTGCAGGAGGTATCCGACTGGGTCCGCGCGCGTGAGGCCCGGCTGGTCACCTACCGCGAGGTGGTCACCGTGCCGATGCTGCTGGACCTGGCGGCGGCCAACCTCGGCGCGGGAGTCGCACTGGAGGCGGTGCCGCAGCTGGACGAAGCCTGCGTCGAGGTGGACGTGCAGCGCATCCTGCAGTTGCTCGAGGCACTCGTGGAGTTCCTCGGCTCCCGCGCGCCGCAAGTGCGGGTCGAGGCCAACGCAGACCGCGGACGCGTGCGACTGCTGGTTGCAGCGCCCGGTAGCGGCTGGCAGGACCAGGACGAGCGCGACACCCTGTTCCAACAACCCCAGGCCGCGCCCTTCGACGAAGGGCTCGGAATGCGCTTGCTGGTTGCGCGTTCAATCGCGGAAGCGCATGGGGGGGAGCTCGCGGGCGTCGATGCGCCCGATGGCTCGGCCGCCGTGCGGCTCTATCTGCCGCTGGCCGACTGCGCCGCCCTGGAAAGCGTCTAG